A genomic region of Ficedula albicollis isolate OC2 chromosome 12, FicAlb1.5, whole genome shotgun sequence contains the following coding sequences:
- the SMIM4 gene encoding small integral membrane protein 4, whose translation MLVSERLKRLLKFVPGQRRFGFYRFLPFFFVLGGAMEWFMINVRFGKETFYDVYRRKQSERQYEARMEKGEF comes from the exons ATGCTGGTCAGCGAGAGGTTGAAACGCCTTTTGAAGTTTGTGCCCGGGCAGCGGCGCTTTGGCTTTTACAGGttcctgcctttcttcttcGTGCTCGGCGGAGCCATGGAGTGGTTCATGATCAACGTCCGCTTCGGCAAAGAGACCTTCT ATGATGTTTACCGTAGGAAACAATCTGAAAGACAGTATGAGGCAAGGATGGAGAAAGGGGAATTTTAG